Proteins from one Plodia interpunctella isolate USDA-ARS_2022_Savannah chromosome 7, ilPloInte3.2, whole genome shotgun sequence genomic window:
- the LOC128671518 gene encoding uncharacterized protein LOC128671518, translating to MRSLILISLSLLTPESEGDLLRDSVHVTSAAARPNNELWCYRCLAEVPEDKCADLRQNNSALIHKCHNDRRMCMVKRFSYTTSTENSTTALKMWALERNCTKHCEPGCIIIGERTKLHACTSCCTTSLCNHDSGATTPMQNIFPFLLPLAIPLLTL from the exons ATGCGCTCACTGATCCTCATCTCGCTGTCATTGTTAACACCAG aATCCGAAGGCGACCTCCTGAGAGACAGCGTCCATGTCACGTCCGCGGCGGCTCGGCCCAACAACGAGCTGTGGTGCTACCGATGCCTCGCAGAAGTGCCAGAAGACAAGTGTGCGGACCTCCGCCAAAACAACTCCGCCCTCATCCACAAGTGCCACAATGATCGACGGATGTGTATG GTTAAACGATTCTCCTACACGACCTCAACCGAAAACTCCACAACCGCACTAAAAATGTGGGCTCTTGAGCGAAACTGCACCAAACATTGCGAGCCTGGGTGCATCATTATCGGCGAGAGGACCAAACTCCATGCGTGCACCTCATGCTGCACCACATCCCTTTGCAATCATGACTCTGGAGCAACCACAccaatgcaaaatatttttccatttcttCTCCCTCTTGCAATACCTTTATTAACGTTATGA